A stretch of the Thermodesulfobacteriota bacterium genome encodes the following:
- a CDS encoding pyridoxamine 5'-phosphate oxidase family protein has protein sequence MATARFQDLEGKTAYLATADAAGVPHLAVGEIVEVRAEALLFRGWLCPRTLANLEDNRAVSLAVGLGPDGLQFVGTVEEKTIDAVLDGYGAADRDVPQVRYRLAVKPAQTLVMTDRAHTDRPLA, from the coding sequence ATGGCCACAGCTCGATTCCAGGACCTGGAAGGAAAGACCGCCTACCTGGCCACCGCCGACGCCGCCGGGGTGCCCCACCTCGCCGTCGGGGAGATCGTGGAGGTGCGTGCGGAGGCCCTGCTCTTTCGGGGCTGGCTCTGCCCACGCACCCTGGCGAACCTGGAGGACAACCGGGCGGTGTCCCTGGCCGTGGGGCTCGGGCCCGACGGTCTCCAGTTCGTGGGGACGGTGGAGGAGAAGACCATCGACGCCGTGCTCGACGGGTATGGGGCAGCCGACAGGGACGTGCCCCAGGTGCGGTACCGCCTGGCAGTGAAGCCCGCGCAGACGCTGGTCATGACCGACCGGGCCCACACCGACCGCCCCCTGGCGTGA
- a CDS encoding HAMP domain-containing sensor histidine kinase, producing MTVPLRYRIAMLSVLCLLPVVVVSSAALVRVAAKDLRKESEAHAAAFADTVRRATRHAMLSFNRDDVDAIMETVSRQRGVRGLRLYDEAGRHRHPLAEEGPDLDLAGPACTRCHPDPRLGPLMPEQCLHREGEVLRLYTQVPSDPECAGPGCHADGWRLLGVLEVEMDESHIARQVQDFGARAVVAGLVVLAVAVLPLLLVFRWAFEKPLAECLRLVRAVGRSDLAARSRLSRSDEWGELLGAFDIMIGALAQARADLEALNRELEAQVAARTADLEVALAAAQDSDRMKTEFLAGISHELSTPLQAVIGYADLLLDGIEGELAPEQRRDIETIRRNGGLLLHLVENLLELARLEGHRRFLCVDRIRLDDIAEAVVESGRRLAAGKPLDVELRVEPGCPAVLGEASALRNVLFHLVENAVRHTEEGWVRVRVGEAADGWAEIEVSDTGPGVEAETLRGALRGFVPKGGGGGVGVGLSLSRRIAELHGGALAVESAVGQGTRVVLRLPPAPPAAPPPPPFGEAAT from the coding sequence GTGACCGTGCCGCTTCGCTACCGCATCGCCATGCTAAGCGTGCTGTGCCTGTTGCCGGTGGTGGTGGTCTCGTCGGCCGCCCTGGTGAGGGTGGCCGCCAAGGATCTGCGCAAGGAGTCGGAGGCCCACGCGGCCGCCTTTGCCGACACCGTGCGCCGGGCGACGCGGCACGCCATGCTGAGCTTCAACCGGGACGATGTGGACGCCATCATGGAAACCGTCTCGCGGCAGCGGGGAGTCCGGGGGCTGCGGCTCTACGACGAAGCCGGTCGCCACCGCCACCCCCTCGCGGAGGAAGGACCGGATCTGGACCTGGCCGGGCCGGCCTGCACGCGGTGCCACCCCGATCCCCGCCTGGGCCCGCTGATGCCGGAGCAGTGCCTTCACCGGGAAGGGGAGGTCTTGCGCCTGTATACCCAGGTGCCGAGCGATCCCGAGTGTGCCGGCCCGGGCTGCCACGCCGACGGGTGGCGCCTGTTGGGGGTGCTCGAAGTGGAGATGGACGAGTCCCACATCGCCCGCCAGGTGCAAGACTTCGGGGCCCGGGCCGTGGTGGCGGGGCTCGTGGTGCTGGCGGTGGCGGTGCTGCCGCTGCTCCTGGTGTTTCGCTGGGCCTTCGAGAAACCCCTGGCCGAGTGTCTGCGGCTCGTGCGGGCCGTGGGGCGAAGCGACCTGGCGGCCCGAAGCCGGCTCTCCCGGAGCGACGAGTGGGGAGAGCTCCTGGGGGCGTTCGACATCATGATCGGGGCCCTCGCCCAGGCCCGCGCCGACCTGGAAGCCCTCAACCGCGAACTGGAGGCCCAGGTGGCGGCGCGCACGGCCGACCTGGAGGTCGCCCTGGCGGCCGCGCAGGACAGCGACCGCATGAAGACCGAGTTCCTGGCGGGCATCAGCCACGAGCTCTCGACCCCGCTGCAGGCGGTGATCGGGTACGCGGACCTCCTCCTGGACGGCATCGAAGGAGAGCTCGCCCCGGAGCAGCGCCGCGACATCGAGACCATCCGGCGAAACGGCGGCCTCCTGCTCCACCTGGTGGAAAACCTGCTGGAGCTGGCGCGGCTCGAAGGGCATCGTCGCTTCCTGTGCGTGGACCGCATTCGACTCGACGACATCGCGGAAGCCGTGGTGGAGTCCGGTCGCCGGCTGGCGGCCGGCAAGCCCCTGGACGTGGAGCTCCGGGTGGAACCCGGGTGCCCGGCCGTGCTCGGAGAGGCGTCGGCCCTGCGAAACGTCCTCTTCCACCTGGTGGAGAACGCGGTGCGCCATACGGAGGAGGGATGGGTTCGGGTGAGGGTAGGGGAGGCCGCGGATGGGTGGGCCGAGATCGAGGTGTCCGATACCGGGCCGGGGGTGGAGGCCGAGACCCTTCGCGGCGCCCTCCGGGGATTCGTGCCCAAGGGGGGCGGCGGGGGGGTGGGGGTGGGGCTCTCCCTCTCGCGGCGGATTGCCGAGCTCCACGGCGGTGCGCTCGCCGTGGAGAGCGCCGTGGGGCAGGGCACCCGGGTCGTCCTTCGGCTGCCTCCCGCCCCGCCTGCTGCGCCCCCTCCACCCCCCTTTGGCGAGGCGGCGACGTGA